In Xyrauchen texanus isolate HMW12.3.18 chromosome 27, RBS_HiC_50CHRs, whole genome shotgun sequence, one genomic interval encodes:
- the LOC127620942 gene encoding guanylate kinase-like isoform X3 — protein sequence MRMSELCQNFHFWENYPFIVHYHFVTREKMQDGIDNGEFIENAEFSGNMYGTSKSSIEDVQAQNLICILDVDMQGVKNIKKTDLNPIYISIQPPSMEILEKRLRDRQTETEESLQKRLEAARIDMELSKEPGVFDLVIINDDLEEAYEKLKSVLTEEIQKVQDSKE from the exons atgcggATGAGTgaattatgtcagaattttcatttttgggaaaactatcCTTTCATTGTCC ATTACCATTTTGTCACCAGAGAGAAAATGCAAGATGGAATTGACAATGGCGAGTTCATTGAGAATGCTGAGTTTTCTGGGAACATGTATGGAACCAG CAAATCATCTATAGAGGACGTTCAGGCACAAAATCTTATCTGCATCTTGGATGTTGACATGCAAGGTGTGAAAAACATCAAGAAGACTGACCTGAACCCGATATATATCTCCATCCAGCCACCCTCCATGGAGATCCTG GAAAAGCGTCTGAGAGACAGGCAAACAGAAACCGAGGAAAGTCTACAGAAGCGTCTTGAGGCAGCAAGAATTGACATGGAGCTCA GTAAGGAACCTGGAGTTTTTGACCTGGTAATTATTAATGATGACCTTGAAGAGGCCTATGAGAAACTCAAAAGTGTTCTTACTGAG GAAATTCAGAAGGTACAAGATTCCAAGGAGTAG
- the LOC127620940 gene encoding adenine DNA glycosylase-like has product MSRLRSAVQKGKLTALENTKVIKSSNKKKPKPTIKEEELSEMVPSSYHIFHDPSEISLFRSRLLHWYDQYKRELPWRTVAMKEPDVNIRTYAVWVSEIMLQQTQVATVIDYYNKWMKRWPSVEKLAAATLEEVNQMWAGLGYYSRGRRLHEGAKKVVSELGGQMPRTTEELLKQLPGVGRYTAGAIGSIALGQVTGAVDGNVIRVLCRVRAIGAYSTSPTVTDALWKIADRIVEQERPGDFNQAMMELGARVCTPKSPLCSQCPIQTNCHAFRKVSIKQEKDSKRLPSNLAANPNTLVPDIENCSATGNCNLCLLEEWDPQLGVQNYPRKPFKKAPRVEQTLTCIVERQRAGEEIEYLLTQRPNKGLLAGMWELPSFILEAGVSENKHKGLLCSMMQKLLGTSLDTDLLQFVGEVVHIFSHIHQTYIVFSCCVSDCSEAEQEQKTSWLTKSALQGAAVSTGVKKIMKLYESTNNVGSKDKKRKLSPLVGKEKRSNKTKRLKESATNGGPKQLCLSEFFSTSKPAAKANGKHS; this is encoded by the exons ATGAGCAGGTTAAGATCTGCGGTGCAGAAGGGGAAACTAACAGCTTTGGAGAATACAAAGGTGATCAAATCCAGCAATAAGAAGAAACCAAAGCCTACCATTAAAGAAG AGGAACTATCTGAAATGGTACCCTCGTCATATCACATTTTCCATGACCCATCTGAAATCTCTCTTTTCCGCTCTCGCCTCCTGCACTGGTATGATCAATATAAGAGAGAGCTTCCCTGGAGGACAGTG GCTATGAAAGAACCAGATGTTAATATCAGGACATATGCAG TGTGGGTCTCAGAAATCATGTTACAACAGACTCAAGTTGCCACGGTGATAGACTACTATAACAAGTGGATGAAG AGATGGCCGAGTGTGGAAAAACTAGCTGCAGCTACACTGGAG GAAGTGAACCAAATGTGGGCAGGTCTTGGATACTACTCTCGGGGACGCAGGCTACATGAAGGAGCCAAGAAA GTGGTATCAGAGCTGGGTGGGCAGATGCCAAGGACCACAGAGGAACTTTTGAAACAGCTGCCTGGGGTGGGACGTTACACTGCAGGTGCAATTGGCTCGATAGCACTTGGACAG GTGACAGGTGCAGTTGACGGAAATGTGATTCGAGTTCTGTGCCGTGTTCGGGCAATAGGAGCATATAGCACCAGTCCCACTGTAACGGATGCTTTGTG GAAAATTGCAGATAGAATCGTGGAACAAGAGAGACCTGGAGATTTTAATCAGGCTATGATGGAGTTAGGGGCCAGAGTTTGCACCCCAAAATCCCCTCTCTGCAGCCAGTGTCCAATTCAGACCAATTGCCATGCATTTAGGAAG GTGAGCATTAAACAAGAGAAGGACTCAAAAAGACTTCCAAGTAATCTGGCTGCAAATCCTAATACCTTAGTTCCTGACATAGAGAATTGTT CGGCCACTGGCAATTGTAACTTGTGTCTGTTAGAGGAATGGGACCCCCAATTGGGGGTGCAAAATTATCCAAGAAAGCCTTTCAAAAAAGCTCCACGTGTAGAGCAAACCTTGACTTGTATAGTGGAGCGTCAGCGAGCCGGAGAGGAGATAGAGTATCTGCTCACTCAAAGGCCaaacaaag GACTCTTGGCTGGGATGTGGGAGCTACCCAGTTTTATCTTGGAGGCTGGGGTCTCAGAAAATAAACATAAAGGCTTGTTATGTAGCATGATGCAAAAATTACTTGGAACATCATTAGACACAGACTTACTTCAGTTTGTGGGAGAG GTGGTGCATATTTTCTCCCACATCCATCAAACCTACATTGTATTTTCCTGTTGTGTATCTGACTGCTCAGAGGCAGAGCAAGAGCAGAAGACATCCTGGCTCACTAAATCTGCTCTGCAGGGGGCAGCTGTATCAACAGGTGttaaaaag ATTATGAAGCTCTATGAATCTACAAATAACGTGGGCAGCAAG GATAAGAAGAGAAAACTCAGCCCTCTGGTTGGAAAAGAGAAACGatccaacaaaacaaaaaggctcAAGGAAAGTGCTACTAATGGAGGGCCCAAACAACTCTGCCTCAGTGAATTCTTTTCTACCTCAAAGCCAGCAGCCAAAGCTAACggcaaacacagttga